Proteins found in one Pirellulales bacterium genomic segment:
- a CDS encoding serine hydrolase has protein sequence MTSLARDAVAGANVAEAVPGFEILLMHRGEVVFNQSFGYWASGQSTHIDSATKTLSGAAIMALTDQRPGFSLDSRLSQYLPQFTDAKAEITIRDAFAHTSGLGYTSYAITDPDLTLQESASQLAAEPIYFPPGTAFVYGGVSMQAAGAAAEVASGMSWNQWFQQRIAAPLGLEVTEYAKTTESNPWIGGGAVSTAPEFARFMEMLRSGGAMDGQQVLSASAVQAMFTRQTALDVDVRYTPLGASADYGVGVWLDERDAQGNLIGAMAAGARGFTSWIDFDDEMVGVFATEYTPFDNIQALQYAIRAAAAAVLDAPLVQVGDANLDGRVDGADYTALADHLYTLNPGIAGGDFNQDGLANGADYTLWADAFFPLPGGALAVPEPGALSLAGMAVGTLLIARRALQRGGVSGGISSSKTGRSRRAGSS, from the coding sequence GTGACCTCTCTAGCACGCGACGCAGTAGCTGGCGCCAATGTCGCGGAGGCCGTGCCAGGATTCGAAATCTTGCTGATGCACCGCGGCGAGGTCGTTTTCAATCAGTCCTTTGGCTACTGGGCGAGCGGTCAATCGACGCATATCGATTCCGCAACCAAAACGTTGTCTGGCGCCGCAATCATGGCGCTGACCGACCAGCGGCCCGGCTTCTCGCTCGACTCCCGGCTGAGCCAGTATCTACCGCAATTCACCGACGCCAAGGCCGAGATCACCATTCGCGACGCGTTTGCGCATACGTCAGGTCTGGGCTACACGTCGTATGCGATCACCGATCCCGACCTCACCTTGCAGGAGTCGGCCAGCCAATTGGCTGCCGAGCCGATTTACTTTCCGCCGGGCACTGCGTTTGTGTATGGCGGCGTGTCGATGCAGGCGGCCGGCGCGGCGGCCGAGGTCGCCAGCGGCATGTCTTGGAACCAGTGGTTCCAGCAGCGCATCGCGGCGCCGCTGGGACTTGAGGTAACCGAGTACGCCAAGACCACCGAAAGCAACCCCTGGATTGGCGGCGGCGCCGTCAGCACGGCGCCCGAGTTCGCCCGGTTCATGGAAATGCTGCGCAGCGGCGGCGCGATGGACGGGCAGCAGGTGCTGTCCGCAAGCGCGGTGCAGGCTATGTTCACTCGCCAGACGGCGCTCGATGTGGATGTGCGCTACACGCCGCTCGGCGCGAGCGCGGACTATGGTGTGGGCGTGTGGCTCGACGAGCGCGATGCGCAAGGAAACCTCATTGGCGCGATGGCGGCCGGCGCACGAGGGTTCACCAGTTGGATCGACTTCGATGATGAGATGGTGGGCGTTTTCGCCACAGAATACACGCCGTTCGACAACATTCAGGCTTTGCAATACGCGATTCGGGCCGCGGCGGCCGCTGTGCTGGACGCGCCACTGGTTCAAGTGGGAGACGCCAATCTCGACGGCCGAGTCGACGGCGCCGATTACACCGCGCTGGCCGATCATCTCTATACGCTGAACCCCGGCATCGCGGGGGGCGACTTCAACCAAGATGGACTCGCCAATGGCGCCGACTATACCTTGTGGGCCGACGCGTTCTTTCCCTTGCCAGGGGGCGCGTTGGCCGTGCCCGAACCGGGCGCGTTGAGCCTGGCGGGCATGGCGGTCGGCACGCTGCTCATCGCGCGGCGAGCGCTTCAACGTGGAGGCGTCAGCGGGGGCATTTCTTCCTCGAAGACGGGTCGCTCTCGTCGGGCGGGCTCCAGTTGA
- a CDS encoding 3-hydroxyacyl-CoA dehydrogenase yields the protein MQVQGNTFLVTGGASGLGAATVRNLVAAGGNAVICDLNDELGAALAKELGAKTRFAKTDVADEAAVTAAVELARKEFGGLQGAINCAGIGTAMRVLAKDGPHNLEVFSVVIKVNLIGTFNVIRLASALMSQGQPNAQGERGVIVNTASVAAFDGQIGQAAYSASKGGIVGMTLPIARELARFGIRCVTIAPGLFNTPLMAMLPDEAKQSLGQQVPFPPRLGEPDEFAALVRHIVENIMLNGETIRLDGAIRMAPK from the coding sequence ATGCAGGTGCAAGGCAACACGTTTCTAGTGACAGGCGGCGCTTCGGGCCTGGGCGCGGCGACGGTCCGCAACTTGGTCGCGGCGGGAGGCAACGCCGTGATCTGCGATCTGAACGACGAACTAGGCGCGGCGCTCGCCAAGGAACTTGGCGCCAAGACGCGCTTTGCCAAGACCGATGTGGCCGACGAAGCCGCCGTGACGGCCGCCGTGGAACTGGCCCGCAAGGAGTTTGGCGGGCTGCAAGGGGCGATCAATTGCGCCGGCATCGGCACGGCGATGCGGGTGTTGGCCAAGGACGGGCCGCACAACCTGGAGGTGTTTTCGGTCGTCATCAAGGTGAACCTCATCGGCACCTTCAACGTAATTCGACTGGCCTCGGCGCTCATGAGCCAGGGCCAGCCGAACGCGCAGGGCGAGCGCGGCGTGATCGTCAACACCGCCTCGGTGGCGGCGTTCGACGGACAGATTGGCCAGGCGGCCTACTCGGCCTCGAAAGGGGGCATTGTCGGCATGACCCTGCCGATTGCCCGCGAGTTGGCCCGCTTTGGCATCCGCTGCGTGACGATCGCGCCGGGCCTATTCAACACGCCACTGATGGCGATGTTGCCGGATGAAGCCAAGCAGTCGCTTGGCCAGCAGGTGCCGTTTCCGCCGCGGCTGGGCGAACCCGACGAATTCGCCGCGTTGGTGCGACACATCGTGGAAAACATCATGCTCAATGGCGAAACCATCCGTCTCGACGGCGCCATTCGCATGGCCCCCAAGTAG
- a CDS encoding methyltransferase, protein MPNAATPTPAQSLQQMLTASWVTQAIYAAAKLDLAERIAGGPKTAAELAQETGMLAEPLFRLLRALVGLGLFKKDASDRFALTPVGELLRAGHPDSKRAMAIMIGEEHHRAWGELLYSLQTGKPAFDHVYGEPVFDYLAKHPAAGANFDAAMTAIHGRETAAMIEAYDFSGIDHLVDVGGGNGTLLSMVLARYPNLRGTLYDLPHVVDRNRDKLREAGIADRCRAVGGDFFQNVPTGANAYLMRHIIHDWDDERSIAILDNCRRAMADGGRVLLIEIVLGDDLKSNFGPMLDLNMLVMPGGKERTAAEYRQLFSAAGLKLSRIIPTTADVSVIEAVTA, encoded by the coding sequence ATGCCGAACGCGGCCACGCCGACTCCTGCGCAGTCGTTGCAACAAATGCTCACCGCCTCGTGGGTCACGCAGGCGATCTATGCCGCGGCCAAATTGGACCTGGCCGAACGCATCGCCGGCGGCCCAAAAACCGCGGCCGAGTTGGCTCAAGAAACCGGCATGCTGGCCGAGCCGCTGTTTCGCCTGCTGCGCGCGTTGGTCGGACTGGGCCTCTTCAAGAAGGATGCGAGCGATCGGTTCGCGCTGACGCCGGTCGGAGAACTGCTTCGCGCAGGCCATCCCGACTCGAAGCGCGCCATGGCCATCATGATCGGCGAGGAGCATCATCGCGCCTGGGGCGAACTGCTCTACAGCCTCCAAACGGGCAAGCCAGCCTTCGATCATGTTTACGGCGAACCGGTTTTTGACTATCTGGCCAAGCATCCCGCTGCCGGCGCTAATTTCGACGCCGCCATGACCGCCATTCATGGGCGCGAAACGGCCGCCATGATCGAAGCTTACGATTTTTCTGGCATCGATCACCTCGTCGATGTCGGCGGCGGCAATGGCACGCTCCTGTCGATGGTGCTCGCGCGCTATCCCAACTTGCGCGGCACGTTGTACGATCTGCCGCATGTGGTCGATCGCAATCGCGACAAGCTTCGCGAGGCGGGCATCGCCGATCGTTGTCGGGCCGTGGGGGGCGACTTCTTCCAGAACGTGCCAACCGGCGCCAACGCGTATTTGATGCGGCACATCATTCACGATTGGGACGACGAACGTTCGATCGCCATTCTCGACAACTGTCGCCGGGCGATGGCGGACGGCGGTCGCGTGCTGTTAATCGAGATCGTCCTTGGCGATGACCTCAAGTCGAACTTCGGCCCCATGCTCGACCTGAACATGCTCGTCATGCCCGGCGGCAAGGAACGCACTGCGGCGGAGTATCGCCAGTTGTTCAGCGCGGCTGGCTTGAAGCTGTCGCGGATCATCCCCACCACGGCCGATGTCAGCGTGATCGAAGCCGTGACCGCCTGA
- a CDS encoding nitroreductase — MHDLDATIRARRSVRGFITNRPVPRSVLREALELAQRAPSNCNVQPWRVFVASGARVERLRQTLRSAIAAGETPQSDDPVDEFPGDYRRLQVECAVELYQKMGIERGDQAGRLRAFVRNFEFFDAPHVAVVCMEKSYGLGVALDVGMWAQTFMLALWARGVSSCAQASLRLYPAILRQELGIADSLRVMCGISFGYEDAAVPANASRQTREPLEKNVVFLDE, encoded by the coding sequence ATGCACGACCTGGACGCCACCATCCGCGCGCGCCGCAGTGTGCGCGGTTTTATCACCAATCGCCCCGTGCCGCGCTCCGTGCTGCGCGAGGCGCTCGAATTGGCGCAGCGCGCGCCCTCGAACTGCAACGTGCAGCCGTGGCGAGTGTTTGTGGCCTCTGGCGCGCGGGTGGAGCGGCTGCGACAAACGCTGCGCAGCGCGATCGCGGCCGGCGAGACGCCGCAATCCGACGATCCCGTCGACGAGTTTCCGGGTGACTATCGCCGCTTGCAGGTGGAATGCGCGGTCGAGCTTTATCAAAAGATGGGAATTGAGCGCGGCGACCAGGCAGGACGGCTGCGGGCGTTTGTCCGCAACTTTGAGTTCTTCGACGCGCCGCACGTGGCCGTGGTGTGCATGGAAAAGTCGTATGGCCTCGGCGTAGCGCTCGATGTGGGCATGTGGGCGCAAACCTTTATGCTCGCCTTATGGGCCCGCGGTGTTAGTTCTTGCGCGCAGGCCAGCTTGCGGCTGTACCCGGCGATCTTGCGCCAAGAGCTTGGCATCGCCGACTCGCTGCGCGTGATGTGCGGCATCTCGTTTGGATACGAGGACGCTGCCGTGCCGGCCAACGCCTCGCGACAAACCCGCGAGCCGCTGGAGAAGAACGTGGTGTTCCTGGACGAGTAA